From a region of the Myxococcus stipitatus genome:
- a CDS encoding Ig-like domain-containing protein produces the protein MKSLGWKPLLSCVAALVAITAFARADVFGLGDGHDETLRIPAGQSQTINRYAAVVAPVRKGDREVRVDALAGFADGDLVMVLQATGVGPLAAPSNAVFSFSPFELNPVGHWELARVERARGRTLTFGRPLQEDFTPPHAQVIRVPELRDVTIEPGGELRARPWNGSTGGVVAFLVSGDVHNDGLITATGAGFRPGGGGAIFFRARRLVGAGRIEANGQNWAESFAPAFDWEGAPGSISARLLEDARCGALVTRRGHLPPEVAAYSSWRDAPPGGAVLLQAAALTDCPVLVDDGLSTDKAAWGAPEDFVTLVEHGLVLPGTPLVTAPTEGAALEAERARVSGLATPRAMIVAKLVDLEQTAAPEVVLPRTWADDDGDFSVELPSGLAAGRYALSVHAEVEGLAGPTSEPVSFSVEDATVTALLADAGTPPSRPTVTSPEPDDKVGRRGTTFRGTADPSSWIRVTVGSETLTAVQANGSGNWATSQYQPSATGRQHVKVVASTSKNGGTESEAREFDLDVSIDTPAAPTVTEPGAGAKIGKAGTTFRGSTAPGNVVTVVVDEVPLPGVEADENGDWETVLYTPTSTGRLEVQVTAMNAYENESDATTFEINVSVANVAAPTVISPLANAKVGRSGTVIRGTYVAGTQVKVSVNDQPITSITYDSGSTWMTATFVPTKEGTNTVTATLTDAFGNDSPATTRDFDVKLALPAKPTVTFPLANAKVGQNGTVFRGTREADGQVRVSVNGQAVTPVTTPTTTSWETGTFVPTTAGTNTATVTVTDAYGNSNDTQYSFDVNLTSPPQATVTFPLANAKVGRAGTVFRGTYAAGTEAKVTVGGQVVGPVTYDTATTWSTGTFVPTTAGTNTVTVTVTDSYGNTRDTTHPIDVKLDPPAPPTVTFPLANAKVGLNGTVLRGTREADAGVSISVNGQPVTSITYPTSTTWETGTFVPTAAGANTVTVTVTDGYGNTNSATHPLDVSFSRPQAPTVTFPRPDAKVGRGGTVFRGTNEAGTTVKISVGGQGITPVNADTEDTWSTGSFVPTTAGANTATVTATNAYGNESLPTTLTFDAKLTLPAKPTVTFPLANARVGQAGTVLRGTYETGTHVQVVVEGQEVTPITYDTATTWSTGTFIPTTAGTNTATVTVTDDYGNTNSTTHPLDVRLAPPAAPTVTFPAANAKVGRAGTVLRGTREAGAEVSVSVNGQPVTPITYGTTTTWETGTFVPTLAGTNTVTVTITDSYGNTNSATHPLDVKLDPPAQPSVTFPETDAKVGLAGTLFRGTTEPGTTVRVRVGTQVVAPVTYDTATTWSTGTFVPTTAGTNTVSVIATDEYGNDSATATSPFDVKLTRPPQPTVTFPASGARVGQAGTVFRGTYTTGTVVKVSVGGQAVTPIIYDTATTWSTGTFVPTTAGTNTVSVIVSDDHGNDSSPPVTRSFDVKLSSPAAPTVTSPAALTKVGLAGTILRGTYEAGTTVRVRVNGQEILPVIYDSATTWSTGRFVPATAGINNVVVTATDSHGNEAASAPLPLDVKLARPGKPVPQAPTAGGKVGLAGTQVRGTADVGTTVSVTIGGIHVGDATTNAGQIWDLGLFTNAPAGKPIVHAIATDEYGNVSDPTEFTIDVKITPPAAPIITSPTVIPGTWWVGKAGITVRGTTAVDNAVKLLRETPAGDVTVVELSPSASDTWSAVVSTQDPTKPYLPHGPHVLKAMATDLYGNTSTASNAVPVEVDVVDPEVPVIAYPEQGSWVTLARPELRGTVGAGTTKVRITIDEVEEPTLVTVDGTNWKYTVSKAFAEGEHTVLVSALDGALNESAPSEPRLFHVDLNKPTLTIRAPQEGSVVVEDTPVFQGTVSEQATLLITLDGKTDTVESAGTQWTYRAPPLVDGNSYVFQVIAEDRAGQRSTEKKVAFTVSLAPPGQPTVTLPGNDSWINTNVPTIRGTSDADCTLTLLIDDDVLTSSLRPNLQGNWNYKPTTPLKEGPQTLRVICRDAQNRDSEPSAPVTFRVVTKGPAKPIIVTPAEGDILRRQTFDKIAGTAEPGAIVTAKLNGVDVGSSAVAGPGGDWELEVKLTLNSGTQALVAQAKDRAENLGDESDTRKFVLDFKAPTTTFAEGPSGVVKRTTVTFSLTTSEEVTGFECALDGAAFAPCSTPITFRDLAEGPHFLEVRTTDPAGNVEDPPARRDWTVMRPSTVEGGGVGCAAAGAGVPSVVAWLTWIGLLGLRRQRRR, from the coding sequence GTCTCCGGGGACGTCCACAACGACGGCCTCATCACCGCGACCGGCGCTGGCTTCCGGCCGGGCGGAGGCGGCGCCATCTTCTTCCGGGCGCGCCGGCTCGTCGGGGCCGGCCGCATCGAGGCCAATGGCCAGAACTGGGCCGAGTCCTTCGCGCCCGCCTTCGACTGGGAGGGCGCGCCCGGCAGCATCTCCGCGCGCCTGCTGGAGGACGCGCGATGCGGGGCGCTGGTGACGCGGCGAGGGCACCTCCCTCCCGAGGTAGCAGCCTATTCCAGTTGGCGTGACGCGCCGCCGGGTGGCGCGGTGCTGCTCCAGGCCGCCGCCCTCACCGACTGTCCCGTCCTCGTGGACGACGGGCTCTCCACGGACAAGGCCGCGTGGGGGGCACCGGAGGACTTCGTCACGTTGGTGGAGCACGGGCTGGTCCTTCCAGGCACTCCGCTCGTCACGGCGCCCACGGAGGGAGCGGCGCTGGAGGCCGAGCGCGCTCGCGTCTCCGGCCTGGCCACGCCCCGGGCCATGATTGTCGCGAAGCTGGTCGACCTCGAGCAGACCGCGGCCCCCGAGGTCGTGCTGCCACGCACGTGGGCGGACGACGACGGCGACTTCTCCGTCGAGCTCCCCTCGGGCCTCGCGGCCGGACGCTACGCGCTGTCCGTGCACGCGGAGGTCGAGGGGCTCGCCGGCCCCACGAGCGAGCCGGTCTCCTTCAGCGTGGAGGATGCGACCGTGACGGCCCTCCTGGCGGACGCGGGCACGCCGCCGTCCCGTCCCACGGTGACGAGCCCCGAGCCCGACGACAAGGTCGGCCGTCGAGGCACCACGTTCCGGGGAACTGCGGATCCCTCCTCGTGGATCCGCGTCACGGTCGGCTCGGAGACCCTGACCGCCGTGCAGGCGAACGGGTCGGGGAACTGGGCGACGAGCCAGTACCAGCCCTCCGCGACGGGGCGGCAGCACGTGAAGGTCGTCGCCAGCACCAGCAAGAACGGCGGGACGGAGAGCGAGGCCCGGGAGTTCGACCTCGACGTGAGCATCGACACGCCTGCGGCGCCCACCGTGACGGAGCCCGGGGCGGGCGCCAAGATCGGGAAGGCGGGCACCACGTTCCGCGGCTCGACGGCCCCCGGCAACGTGGTCACCGTCGTCGTCGACGAGGTGCCCCTGCCGGGCGTCGAGGCGGACGAGAACGGCGACTGGGAGACGGTCCTGTACACCCCCACCTCGACGGGCAGGCTGGAGGTCCAGGTCACCGCCATGAATGCCTATGAGAACGAGAGCGACGCCACCACGTTCGAGATCAACGTGAGCGTCGCCAACGTCGCGGCCCCCACGGTGATCTCCCCCCTGGCCAACGCCAAGGTGGGCCGCAGCGGGACCGTCATCCGGGGCACCTACGTGGCGGGCACCCAGGTGAAGGTCTCCGTCAACGACCAGCCCATCACGTCCATCACCTATGACTCGGGCTCGACCTGGATGACCGCGACGTTCGTTCCCACCAAGGAGGGAACGAACACCGTCACGGCGACGCTCACCGACGCCTTCGGCAATGACAGCCCCGCCACCACGCGCGACTTCGACGTGAAGCTCGCCCTCCCCGCGAAGCCGACGGTGACCTTCCCCCTGGCCAACGCCAAGGTGGGCCAGAACGGCACTGTCTTCCGGGGCACCCGCGAGGCGGACGGCCAGGTGCGCGTCTCCGTCAACGGCCAGGCGGTCACTCCCGTCACCACCCCCACGACCACGTCGTGGGAGACCGGCACCTTCGTCCCCACCACTGCCGGGACGAACACCGCCACCGTCACCGTCACGGACGCGTATGGCAACTCGAACGACACCCAGTACAGCTTCGACGTGAATCTCACGTCGCCTCCCCAGGCCACGGTGACCTTCCCCCTGGCCAACGCCAAGGTGGGCCGCGCTGGCACCGTCTTCCGTGGCACCTACGCGGCCGGCACGGAGGCGAAGGTCACGGTCGGAGGCCAGGTTGTCGGGCCCGTCACCTACGACACGGCCACCACGTGGTCGACGGGCACCTTCGTCCCTACCACCGCCGGGACGAACACCGTCACCGTCACCGTCACCGACAGCTACGGCAACACGCGGGACACCACGCACCCCATCGACGTGAAGCTCGACCCGCCCGCGCCACCCACGGTGACGTTCCCCCTGGCCAACGCCAAGGTGGGCCTGAATGGCACCGTCCTCCGAGGCACCCGTGAGGCGGACGCCGGGGTGAGCATCTCGGTCAACGGGCAGCCCGTCACGTCCATCACCTACCCCACGAGCACGACCTGGGAGACCGGCACCTTCGTCCCCACCGCCGCCGGCGCGAACACCGTCACCGTCACCGTCACCGACGGCTACGGCAACACGAACAGCGCCACCCACCCGCTCGACGTGAGCTTCAGCCGCCCACAGGCCCCGACGGTGACCTTCCCCAGGCCCGACGCCAAGGTGGGCCGCGGCGGCACCGTCTTCCGCGGCACCAACGAGGCCGGCACCACGGTGAAGATCTCCGTGGGGGGCCAGGGCATCACGCCCGTGAACGCGGACACGGAGGACACCTGGTCGACCGGCTCGTTCGTGCCCACCACGGCCGGGGCGAACACCGCCACCGTCACGGCGACGAACGCGTACGGCAACGAGAGCCTCCCGACCACGCTCACCTTCGATGCGAAGCTCACCCTCCCCGCGAAGCCCACGGTGACCTTCCCCCTGGCCAACGCCAGGGTGGGCCAGGCCGGCACCGTCTTGCGCGGCACCTACGAGACCGGCACCCATGTGCAGGTCGTGGTCGAGGGACAGGAGGTCACCCCCATCACCTACGACACGGCCACCACGTGGTCGACGGGCACCTTCATCCCCACCACCGCTGGCACGAACACCGCCACCGTCACCGTCACCGACGACTACGGCAACACGAACAGCACTACCCACCCCCTCGACGTGAGGCTCGCGCCTCCCGCGGCGCCCACGGTGACCTTCCCCGCCGCGAACGCCAAGGTGGGTCGCGCTGGGACGGTCCTCCGGGGCACCCGCGAGGCGGGCGCCGAGGTGAGCGTCTCGGTCAACGGGCAGCCCGTCACGCCCATCACCTACGGCACGACCACGACCTGGGAGACCGGCACCTTCGTCCCCACCCTTGCCGGGACGAACACCGTCACCGTCACCATCACCGACAGCTACGGCAACACGAACAGCGCCACCCACCCGCTCGACGTGAAGCTCGACCCGCCCGCGCAACCCTCGGTGACCTTCCCCGAGACCGACGCCAAGGTGGGCCTGGCCGGAACCCTCTTCCGGGGAACGACCGAACCCGGCACCACGGTCCGCGTCCGGGTGGGCACCCAGGTCGTCGCGCCCGTCACCTACGACACGGCGACCACCTGGTCGACCGGCACCTTCGTCCCCACCACCGCCGGCACGAACACCGTCAGCGTCATCGCCACGGATGAATATGGCAATGACAGCGCCACCGCCACGAGCCCCTTCGACGTGAAGCTCACCCGGCCCCCGCAGCCCACGGTGACCTTCCCCGCGTCCGGTGCGAGGGTGGGCCAGGCCGGTACCGTGTTCCGTGGCACCTACACGACCGGCACGGTGGTGAAGGTCTCGGTCGGGGGACAGGCGGTCACCCCCATCATCTACGACACGGCCACCACCTGGTCGACGGGCACCTTCGTCCCCACCACCGCCGGCACGAACACCGTCAGCGTCATCGTCTCCGACGACCACGGCAATGACAGCAGCCCCCCTGTCACGCGCTCCTTCGACGTGAAGCTCTCGTCTCCCGCGGCGCCCACGGTGACCTCTCCCGCGGCCCTCACCAAGGTGGGCCTCGCGGGCACCATCCTCCGGGGCACCTACGAGGCCGGGACCACCGTGCGAGTCCGGGTCAATGGCCAGGAGATCCTGCCGGTCATCTACGATTCGGCCACGACCTGGTCGACCGGCCGCTTCGTGCCGGCCACGGCGGGCATCAACAACGTCGTCGTCACCGCCACCGACTCCCACGGCAACGAGGCGGCTTCCGCCCCGCTGCCGCTCGACGTGAAGCTCGCGCGTCCTGGCAAGCCCGTGCCGCAGGCGCCCACGGCGGGCGGCAAGGTGGGGCTCGCGGGCACCCAGGTCCGGGGCACGGCGGACGTGGGGACCACCGTGAGCGTCACCATCGGCGGAATCCACGTCGGAGATGCGACGACGAACGCGGGGCAGATCTGGGACCTCGGCCTCTTCACCAACGCCCCGGCGGGAAAGCCCATCGTCCACGCCATCGCGACGGACGAGTACGGCAACGTGAGCGACCCCACCGAGTTCACCATCGACGTGAAGATCACCCCGCCCGCGGCCCCCATCATCACCTCTCCGACGGTCATCCCCGGCACCTGGTGGGTGGGCAAGGCGGGAATCACCGTCCGGGGGACGACGGCGGTCGACAACGCGGTGAAGCTCCTGCGCGAGACTCCGGCCGGAGACGTCACCGTCGTGGAGCTGTCACCCTCCGCGAGCGACACGTGGTCCGCGGTGGTGAGCACCCAGGACCCGACCAAGCCCTACCTCCCCCATGGCCCCCACGTCCTGAAGGCCATGGCGACCGACCTCTACGGCAACACCAGCACCGCCTCCAACGCGGTTCCCGTCGAGGTGGACGTCGTCGACCCCGAGGTCCCCGTCATCGCCTATCCCGAACAGGGCAGCTGGGTCACCCTCGCGCGCCCGGAGCTCCGCGGCACCGTCGGCGCTGGAACCACCAAGGTGCGCATCACCATCGACGAAGTCGAGGAGCCCACGCTCGTCACGGTCGACGGCACGAACTGGAAGTACACCGTCTCGAAGGCCTTCGCGGAGGGAGAGCACACCGTGCTCGTCAGCGCGCTCGACGGGGCCCTGAACGAGAGCGCGCCCTCCGAGCCGCGCCTCTTCCACGTGGACCTCAACAAGCCCACGCTCACCATCCGCGCGCCCCAGGAAGGGAGCGTCGTCGTCGAAGACACCCCCGTCTTCCAGGGGACGGTGAGCGAGCAGGCCACGCTCCTCATCACCCTCGACGGGAAGACGGACACCGTCGAGTCGGCCGGCACCCAGTGGACGTATCGGGCGCCTCCGCTGGTCGATGGGAACAGCTACGTCTTCCAGGTGATCGCGGAGGATCGCGCCGGACAGCGCTCCACGGAGAAGAAGGTCGCGTTCACGGTCAGCCTGGCCCCGCCGGGGCAGCCGACGGTGACGCTGCCGGGGAACGACAGCTGGATCAACACCAACGTCCCCACCATCCGGGGCACGTCGGACGCGGACTGCACCCTCACCCTGCTCATCGACGATGACGTCCTGACGTCGAGCCTGCGGCCGAACCTCCAGGGCAACTGGAACTACAAGCCGACGACGCCGCTGAAGGAAGGTCCGCAGACCCTCCGGGTGATCTGCCGGGACGCCCAGAACCGGGACAGCGAGCCGTCGGCCCCCGTCACCTTCCGGGTCGTGACGAAGGGACCGGCCAAACCCATCATCGTCACGCCCGCCGAGGGCGACATCCTGCGGCGCCAGACCTTCGACAAGATCGCGGGCACGGCGGAGCCCGGCGCCATCGTCACCGCGAAGCTCAACGGCGTGGACGTGGGCTCGTCCGCCGTCGCGGGCCCCGGCGGTGACTGGGAGCTGGAGGTCAAGCTGACGCTGAACTCCGGGACCCAGGCGCTGGTGGCCCAGGCCAAGGACCGCGCGGAGAACCTGGGCGACGAGTCCGACACCCGCAAGTTCGTCCTGGACTTCAAGGCGCCGACGACGACGTTCGCGGAGGGGCCCAGCGGCGTCGTCAAGCGCACCACCGTGACGTTCTCGCTGACCACGTCGGAGGAGGTGACGGGGTTCGAGTGCGCGCTGGATGGCGCCGCGTTCGCGCCGTGCTCCACGCCCATCACCTTCCGCGACCTGGCCGAAGGGCCACACTTCCTGGAGGTCCGCACGACGGACCCCGCGGGCAACGTCGAGGACCCGCCCGCGCGCCGGGATTGGACCGTCATGCGGCCGAGCACCGTCGAGGGCGGCGGCGTGGGCTGCGCGGCCGCTGGCGCCGGCGTCCCGAGCGTCGTCGCCTGGCTGACCTGGATCGGCCTGCTCGGGCTGCGCCGTCAGCGGCGGCGCTGA